The Diorhabda sublineata isolate icDioSubl1.1 chromosome 6, icDioSubl1.1, whole genome shotgun sequence genome includes a window with the following:
- the LOC130445646 gene encoding cilium assembly protein DZIP1L, which translates to MFDDYYWHYDYARLAWDTGFCFDKYKYPNLDKNKICLIDIDRIIKERDVASVERNLSIVVQFVLDNDQAEVLDSNFVKLFRLAQLSVEYLLFCKKYLDKTVVLLKKDIIKMKEQLEETKNYTEELVSHLSPSRNLMTRFTCEMCLKMFSTEDYLNSHIKRRHSTNDMSIPINLEADKLHSEIKELKERLNNTEKFIQEKPINEGRDDKTTKLVSEIQESFDRFRKQVEEKMTSLQLEKNFFTDKYDKLFEIVLQYKMVEREQRGMHITEEKKRNVENISTQTDKVRKHLQIHTIRDDNTFYFEDKNLRPQEDIEEKIEKKFNDFEENIESKISTGLSNIESQIQTFWQKISTPRLTEVVQTEILDVEEDKPKIKPRSKLISISPMKNIENESILEKEVIESDYFPQQEPVVTFVRGKCSGDNGSDSDTKETIDSGKKQSDIVIYSPIIKKGNRKQSESISSECNISKISSKKQKKSHTNDIKDVNLLETELNEKISATINNALQEMGINPTWNGIPKRTFEKSLEIVKHQENLNKKSFPRYDSLKKSIEKLVRTTSEKKLPKDDTKYTKTLKIQIKKNEQPKSKSKAIIQIKDPSFYDSDSEADLDPYLPKQFKIEENLEQKQAHDAVIEELQAKFSKTMTNSDTNPVIESVEDEEKKERKSSMKNVAAEGSLVRKKVFFEMQESEISEKCDEKVDSLSDFELT; encoded by the exons atgTTTGACGATTATTATTGGCATTACGATTATGCTCGTCTAGCTTGGGATACAGGTTTTTGTttcgataaatataaatacCCCAActtggataaaaataaaattt gtttAATTGACATTGATCGTATCATTAAAGAACGAGATGTAGCTTCAGTTGAAAGGAACCTTTCAATAGTAGTCCAGTTTGTTTTGGATAACGATCAAGCCGAAGTTTTGGATTCTAATTTTGTTAAACTATTTCGTTTGGCACAGCTATCAGTagaatatttgttgttttgtaaaaaatatttggacaAAACTGTTGTTTTACTAAAAAAGgacataattaaaatgaaagaa caacttgaagaaacaaaaaattacacgGAAGAGCTGGTGTCCCATTTATCGCCTTCGAGAAATTTAATGACGAGATTTACATGTGAAATGTGTTTAAAAATGTTCAGCACCGAGGATTATCTAAATTCCCATATAAAACGAAGGCACAGTACAAACGATATGTCGATACCTATAAATTTAGAAGCAGACAAATTGCATTCGGAAATAAAGGAATTGAAAGAAAGATTGAACAACACCGAGAAATTCATTCAAGAAAAACCGATAAACGAGGGAAGAGatgataaaacaacaaaattggTGTCGGAAATACAAGAAAGTTTCGATAGATTTAGGAAACAAGTAGAGGAAAAAATGACGAGTTTGCAGTTGGAGAAGAATTTTTTTACAGATAAATACGACAAGTTGTTTGAAATTGTGTTGCAGTATAAAATGGTCGAACGCGAACAACGAGGAATGCAtataacagaagaaaaaaaacgCAACGTGGAAAATATCAGTACACAGACAGATAAAGTACGAAAACACTTACAGATACATACGATTAGGGATGacaatactttttattttgaagataaaaatttgCGTCCCCAGGAAGATATCGAGGAGAAAATTGAGAAGAAGTTTAATgattttgaggaaaatattgaaagcaAA aTTTCAACGGGATTAAGTAACATAGAGAGTCAAATACAAACTTTCTGgcaaaaaatttcaactccACGTCTTACAGAAGTTGTACAAACGGAAATTTTGGACGTAGAAGAGgataaaccaaaaattaaaccaCGAAGTAAATTAATTTCTATCTCGCctatgaaaaatatagaaaacgaatcgatattgGAAAAAGAAGTTATTGAGAGTGATTATTTTCCACAACAAGAACCTGTTGTTACTTTTGTACGTGGAAAATGTAGTGGAGATAATGGAAGCGATTCTGATACCAAGGAAACTATTGATAGTGGAAAAAAACAAAGCGATATTGTCATTTATTCACCTATCATCAAAAAAG gTAATCGAAAACAATCAGAATCCATTAGTTCAGAATGTAATATTTCGAAGATTTcttcgaaaaaacaaaaaaaatctcataCGAATGATATTAAAGATGTCAATTTATTAGAAAcggaattaaatgaaaaaattagtgCTACAATAAACAATGCTCTTCAAGAAATGGGAATAAACCCAACGTGGAATGGTATTCCGAAAAgaacttttgaaaaatctttggaaATAGTGAAACACCAAGAAAATCTTAATAAAAAG agTTTTCCACGATATGAttccttaaaaaaatcaattgaaaagtTAGTAAGGACTACAAGCGAGAAAAAATTACCCAAGGATGATACCAAATATACCAAGAcgttaaaaatacaaattaaaaagaaCGAACAACCCAA GTCAAAATCGAAGGCGATTATCCAGATCAAGGATCCATCCTTTTACGATAGTGACAGTGAAGCTGATCTTGATCCGTATTTACCGAAACAAttcaaaatagaagaaaatttggAACAGAAACAGGCTCACGATGCGGTTATCGAAGAGTTGCAGgcaaagttttcaaaaacaatgacAAATTCTGATACGAACCCAGTGATCGAGTCAGTAGAAGACGAGGAAAAGAAGGAACGAAAGAGCTCCATGAAAAATGTCGCCGCAGAAGGATCTTTGGTTaggaaaaaagtgttttttgaaATGCAGGAATCGGAAATTTCGGAAAAATGCGATGAAAAAGTTGACAGTTTATCTGATTTTGAGTTGACTTGA
- the LOC130445647 gene encoding 3'-5' exonuclease: MKLRCRISPQEREEEEKRIKSEKEKIARMKDARPFIKFTGKIIYHTELIDIALISDNLLEKASVSSDSFVIGFDMEWPFSFQTGPGKTATIQLSCDELTCYIFHVSQIKNLPKSLSELLVHPNVKLIGNNIKNDIRKLARDFKGFDGDKIVNNCLDLGVLANSILSRSERWSLEKLVDQLLDLKIDKDKKVRNSQWHVIPLSKRQKEYAATDSYASILLYQALKNREIEMNSCISSI; this comes from the coding sequence atgaaattacgTTGCCGAATATCTCCACAAGaacgagaagaagaagaaaaacgaATTAAATCGGAGAAAGAAAAAATCGCAAGAATGAAAGATGCCAGaccttttataaaatttactggaaaaattatatatcacaCCGAATTAATAGATATAGCTTTAATAAGtgataatttattagaaaaagcGAGTGTTTCTAGTGATTCTTTTGTTATTGGGTTCGATATGGAATGGCCATTTTCATTCCAAACAGGCCCCGGTAAAACTGCAACAATACAATTAAGTTGTGACGAATTAACGTGCTACATTTTCCATGTGAGTCAAATTAAAAATCTACCGAAAAGCCTAAGTGAATTGTTAGTGCATCCAAATGTTAAATTAATAGGaaacaacataaaaaatgaCATAAGAAAATTAGCGAGGGATTTTAAAGGTTTCGATGGTGataaaatagtaaataactGTTTGGATTTAGGTGTTTTAGCAAACTCTATTCTTTCTCGTTCGGAAAGGTGGAGTCTTGAGAAATTAGTAGATCAGTTGTTGgatttgaaaattgacaaaGACAAAAAAGTTCGAAATAGCCAATGGCATGTTATTCCTCTATCAAAAAGACAAAAAGAATACGCGGCTACCGATTCCTACGCCTCTATTCTACTATATCAGGCTTTAAAAAACCgagaaattgaaatgaattctTGTATTTCGTCTATTTAA
- the LOC130444952 gene encoding uncharacterized protein LOC130444952 isoform X2 has translation MEKRHEPKSVYEKLYNYVKNQEDEIQQKKESLRELQLAENRLFQKINNAYQNVYGVIEQIKNLQDTIKTNATEYSQNYDEYNKQTTKLQEELQNLTSKLEENSLSDQIREVLKEIESSQEKERELEEEIKMILSNRRTDFYQPSAVIRTMIEELREIDDIDQITNMISEKEKDVKYLKKHIEQRNMY, from the exons ATGGAAAAAAGGCACGAGCCGAAATCCGTTTacgaaaaattgtataattacGTAAAGAATCAAGAGGATGAGATACAGCAAAAGAAAGAATCTTTGCGAGAATTGCAATTAGCAGAAAatagattatttcaaaaaattaataacgccTATCAAAACGTCTATGGTGTAATTGAACAGATCAAGAATTTACAAGACACCATAAAAACGAACGCGACAGAATATTCACAAAACTA CGATGAATATAATAAGCAGACGACTAAACTTCAAGAAGAACTGCAAAATCTCACTTCTAAATTG GAAGAAAATTCGTTATCTGATCAAATTCGTGAGGTATTGAAAGAAATAGAATCATCCCAGGAAAAGGAAAGAGAAttggaagaagaaataaaaatgattctttCTAATCGGCGTACTGATTTTTATCAGCCATCGGCTGTAATACGAACGATGATTGAGGAATTACGTGAGATCGATGATATTGATCAAATCACCAATATGATATCAGAAAAAGAGAAGGATGTAAAATACCTAAAAAAGCACATAGAACAAAGAAATATGTACTAG
- the LOC130444952 gene encoding uncharacterized protein LOC130444952 isoform X1 has product MSKFENIHDFESFLEMCTHAVQEGSMEKRHEPKSVYEKLYNYVKNQEDEIQQKKESLRELQLAENRLFQKINNAYQNVYGVIEQIKNLQDTIKTNATEYSQNYDEYNKQTTKLQEELQNLTSKLEENSLSDQIREVLKEIESSQEKERELEEEIKMILSNRRTDFYQPSAVIRTMIEELREIDDIDQITNMISEKEKDVKYLKKHIEQRNMY; this is encoded by the exons ATGTCTAAATTTGAGAATATACACGATTTTGAATCGTTCCTCGAGATGTGTACCCACGCAGTACAG GAAGGGTCGATGGAAAAAAGGCACGAGCCGAAATCCGTTTacgaaaaattgtataattacGTAAAGAATCAAGAGGATGAGATACAGCAAAAGAAAGAATCTTTGCGAGAATTGCAATTAGCAGAAAatagattatttcaaaaaattaataacgccTATCAAAACGTCTATGGTGTAATTGAACAGATCAAGAATTTACAAGACACCATAAAAACGAACGCGACAGAATATTCACAAAACTA CGATGAATATAATAAGCAGACGACTAAACTTCAAGAAGAACTGCAAAATCTCACTTCTAAATTG GAAGAAAATTCGTTATCTGATCAAATTCGTGAGGTATTGAAAGAAATAGAATCATCCCAGGAAAAGGAAAGAGAAttggaagaagaaataaaaatgattctttCTAATCGGCGTACTGATTTTTATCAGCCATCGGCTGTAATACGAACGATGATTGAGGAATTACGTGAGATCGATGATATTGATCAAATCACCAATATGATATCAGAAAAAGAGAAGGATGTAAAATACCTAAAAAAGCACATAGAACAAAGAAATATGTACTAG
- the LOC130444954 gene encoding ras-like GTP-binding protein RhoL: MSNSVKITVVGDGIVGKTCMLSTYTTGEFPAEYVPTVFEHYGQKITVDDIEYDMTLWDTAGQEDYERLRPLSYPHTNCFLVCFSVDKNLASYDNVTLKWVPEVRHFSPNVPIVIVATKIDLRNDPSLACYTPEEGKKLKRKVRAQSYMECSALANQGLEEVFVEAIRVYRKSKNRKPTPRHCILL; the protein is encoded by the exons ATGAGTAATAGTGTCAAAATAACCGTTGTCGGAGACGGTATAGTAGGAAAAACCTGTATGTTAAGTACTTATACGACTGGTGAATTTCCTGCAGAATACGTACCAACAGT ttttgaacATTATGGGCAGAAAATAACCGTTGATGATATTGAATACGACATGACATTATGGGATACTGCTGGTCAAGAAGATTATGAAAGACTTAGGCCATTATCTTATCCGCAT acAAATTGTTTCCTGGTTTGTTTTTCCGTCGATAAAAATTTGGCCTCGTACGACAACGTAACCTTAAAATGGGTACCAGAAGTTAGGCATTTTAGTCCAAATGTACCAATCGTTATAGTAG CAACCAAAATAGATTTGAGGAACGATCCCAGTTTGGCGTGTTACACTCCCGAGGAgggtaaaaaattgaaaaggaaaGTTCGCGCTCAAAGTTACATGGAATGTTCAGCTTTGGCTAATCAGGGATTGGAGGAAGTGTTCGTTGAAGCCATAAGAGTGTATCGGAAAAGTAAAAACAGAAAACCAACACCAAGacattgtattttattataa